Proteins co-encoded in one Gossypium arboreum isolate Shixiya-1 chromosome 11, ASM2569848v2, whole genome shotgun sequence genomic window:
- the LOC108473025 gene encoding UPF0481 protein At3g47200-like — protein MSSTEEGGGAVGAPGGAVSNDQTITTNNNPLETIIPMPDTDFTLSKGELENLRSLDESFDGNQLDPNAKPLIRRVPSTLGCHEDFRKYFKPKVIQIGPLHNDDPTLHGSQNLKQNLVKCFTKNIGVNTKTLYENMKKEIDGLKKCYDPKELEKYSNGKEKLAWILFVDGCAILQAVYIRYGQDYNSTLIERCTIKEMLTFEYSDLFLLENQLPFRVLELLTSSSKNGEKFMNAIKRFIDYTVITPAEMKESQSHQQDSEWWPQQEGERIHLLHLLRVRLLFSKEKKEKPWRHCRFCTRFFMYLINRSNQTRTKGHHSHTLRNVKELKKAGIRLKASETSCLTDISFNRFFFVGKLWLPPITVDDSTMNLIAYEMCPDFYNNFTVTSYMGFLVSLINEAENVQELRDAGVLHNRLTSDEEVVKLFNKMNTDLVPSPMIYRYIKQQIHNHRENMWSKYPAQAFHTCFRTRWTFFAFVGAIATLFVSSLQTHYTIHQPK, from the exons ATGTCGTCCACGGAGGAAGGAGGCGGCGCCGTCGGAGCTCCCGGCGGAGCAGTTTCCAATGATCAAACAATCACCACCAACAACAATCCCTTAGAGACGATTATTCCAATGCCGGATACGGACTTCACTCTCAGCAAAGGGGAATTAGAGAATCTCCGGTCATTAGACGAATCTTTCGACGGCAACCAACTCGACCCCAATGCCAAACCATTGATACGAAGAGTCCCATCAACCCTTGGCTGTCACGAAGATTTCAGGAAGTATTTCAAGCCGAAGGTGATCCAAATCGGCCCACTCCACAACGATGATCCCACCCTCCATGGATCCCAGAATCTCAAGCAAAACTTAGTAAAATGTTTCACCAAAAACATTGGCGTCAATACGAAAACCTTGTACGAAAACATGAAGAAAGAGATCGATGGCTTGAAGAAATGCTATGATCCAAAGGAATTAGAGAAGTATAGCAACGGTAAAGAGAAACTGGCTTGGATTTTATTCGTCGACGGCTGCGCAATTTTACAAGCAGTTTATATTCGTTACGGCCAAGATTATAATTCTACGCTGATCGAGAGGTGTACTATAAAAGAAATGCTGACATTTGAGTACTCGGATCTATTCTTGTTGGAAAACCAATTACCTTTTCGTGTTCTTGAATTGCTTACAAGCTCGAGCAAAAATGGCGAAAAGTTCATGAATGCGATCAAAAGGTTCATCGACTACACTGTTATCACCCCAGCCGAGATGAAAGAGTCACAATCACATCAGCAGGACag TGAATGGTGGCCGCAGCAAGAAGGAGAGCGAATTCACTTATTGCATCTACTACGAGTAAGACTCCTTTtcagtaaagaaaaaaaagaaaaaccatgGCGGCATTGTAGGTTTTGCACTCGATTTTTCATGTACTTGATAAATCGCAGCAACCAAACAAGAACAAAGGGGCACCATTCACACACCTTACGTAACGTAAAAGAGCTTAAAAAAGCCGGGATAAGGTTAAAAGCAAGCGAAACAAGTTGTTTAACTGACATCAGTTTCAACCGATTCTTCTTCGTCGGAAAATTATGGTTACCGCCGATCACCGTCGATGATTCAACCATGAACTTAATAGCTTACGAAATGTGTCCGGATTTCTACAACAATTTCACCGTCACTTCATATATGGGTTTCCTTGTTTCATTGATCAATGAAGCCGAAAATGTTCAGGAACTGAGAGACGCCGGCGTACTACACAATAGATTGACAAGTGACGAAGAAGTGGTTAAGCTTTTCAATAAGATGAACACTGATTTGGTTCCTAGTCCGATGATTTACAGATACATTAAACAGCAAATACATAATCATCGTGAGAATATGTGGAGTAAATATCCAGCTCAAGCTTTTCATACTTGTTTTAGGACTCGTTGGACGTTTTTCGCATTTGTGGGCGCCATTGCTACACTTTTTGTTTCTTCTTTGCAGACTCATTATACCATACATCAACCAAAGTAA
- the LOC108472139 gene encoding UPF0481 protein At3g47200-like, whose translation MSSTEEGSGTVGAPGRAVSADQTIINNNPLETIIPIQCTNFLLSNGELENLRSLDEAFKGNQLEPTAKPLIQRVPSTLGRHKDFRKYFKPKVISIGPLHHDDPTLHGSEKLKLKLAAHFVKNIGVNKETLYNNMKTEIGGLKKCYDPKELEKYSNDDEKLAWMFFVDGSAILQAIYMRYGNDDVDDQDNDPMPNELLIKNDLLTYVYLDLFLLENQLPFRVLELLTSWGENGEKFMKAIKRFIDDNVITPAEMKEPQSHQQDR comes from the coding sequence ATGTCGTCCACGGAGGAAGGAAGCGGCACCGTCGGAGCTCCCGGCAGAGCAGTTTCCGCTGATCAAACAATCATCAACAACAATCCCCTAGAGACGATCATTCCAATACAGTGTACGAACTTCCTTCTCAGCAATGGCGAATTAGAGAATCTCCGGTCATTAGACGAAGCTTTCAAAGGCAACCAACTCGAACCCACAGCCAAACCATTGATACAAAGAGTCCCATCAACCCTTGGCCGTCACAAAGATTTCAGGAAGTATTTCAAGCCGAAAGTGATCTCAATCGGCCCACTCCACCACGATGATCCCACCCTCCATGGATCCGAGAAGCTCAAGCTCAAATTAGCAGCACATTTCGTCAAAAACATTGGCGTCAATAAGGAAACCTTGTACAACAACATGAAGACAGAGATCGGTGGCTTGAAGAAATGCTATGATCCAAAGGAATTAGAGAAGTATAGCAACGATGACGAGAAACTGGCTTGGATGTTCTTCGTTGACGGCAGCGCAATTTTACAAGCAATTTATATGCGTTacggtaatgatgatgttgatgaccAAGATAATGATCCTATGCCGAACGAATTGTTGATTAAAAACGATTTGCTGACATATGTATACTTGGACCTGTTCTTGTTGGAAAACCAATTACCTTTTCGAGTTCTTGAATTGCTTACAAGCTGGGGGGAAAATGGCGAAAAGTTCATGAAGGCAATCAAAAGGTTCATCGACGACAATGTTATCACCCCAGCCGAGATGAAAGAGCCACAATCGCATCAGCAGGACAGGTAA